A region of Syntrophorhabdaceae bacterium DNA encodes the following proteins:
- the lpxK gene encoding tetraacyldisaccharide 4'-kinase — MVRVWRGEAQTLRFVFYIPLLLLSALYRLCLVLREYAYRKGILKTEKAGIPVISVGNITLGGTGKTPVVDSIARRLKEKGFNPGIITRGYMRKRQGIFHVDVQSDTAGDVGDEAMMLAKRSQIPVMVGANRIQAIDKGIEMFNIDTAILDDGFQLKNIRKDMDILVLNGKKGLTNHELFPLGPYRESTGRISEADIILVNKGELDDDTRHYAGRIPAFHVTYKPVYLLNMKDNLMTHYNFLMGKRILAFSGLGDNRSFFNLLNDLGAEVVHTISYPDHHVYTEKDIEKCASFQDVQHIVTTEKDAVKIVPMKIPENLFYLSIDAVIEGEEVLLELITDRIHSRQLGN, encoded by the coding sequence CCGCTTCTTCTTTTGTCTGCCCTTTACCGGCTCTGTCTTGTTCTCAGAGAATACGCGTACAGAAAGGGTATCCTGAAAACTGAAAAGGCCGGAATACCCGTCATCAGTGTCGGGAACATAACGCTCGGCGGGACAGGAAAAACACCTGTCGTGGACAGTATTGCGCGGAGGCTGAAAGAAAAGGGTTTTAACCCCGGGATTATAACAAGGGGCTACATGAGGAAGAGGCAGGGCATCTTTCATGTTGATGTCCAAAGCGACACGGCGGGAGACGTTGGAGACGAAGCGATGATGCTTGCGAAAAGATCACAGATCCCGGTCATGGTTGGAGCAAACAGGATTCAGGCTATCGATAAAGGGATAGAAATGTTTAATATCGATACGGCAATACTCGACGACGGCTTTCAGTTGAAAAATATCAGGAAGGACATGGACATACTTGTCCTGAACGGGAAAAAGGGATTAACCAACCACGAGCTCTTTCCGCTGGGACCTTATCGTGAATCAACAGGGCGCATCAGCGAAGCCGATATTATCCTTGTAAATAAAGGCGAGCTCGACGATGACACAAGGCATTACGCCGGCCGCATACCTGCCTTTCATGTAACATATAAACCTGTTTATCTCTTAAATATGAAAGACAATCTCATGACCCATTATAATTTTCTGATGGGAAAGCGTATTCTCGCCTTTTCCGGGCTCGGCGATAACCGGTCCTTCTTCAATCTCCTCAATGATCTGGGCGCAGAGGTCGTTCATACAATATCCTACCCTGATCACCATGTTTACACGGAAAAGGATATAGAAAAATGCGCATCCTTTCAGGATGTCCAGCATATAGTAACAACTGAAAAGGATGCGGTGAAGATAGTCCCTATGAAAATTCCGGAGAATCTTTTCTACCTCTCCATAGACGCGGTCATTGAAGGCGAAGAGGTACTGCTGGAGTTGATTACGGACAGGATACATTCACGACAGCTTGGCAACTAA